Proteins encoded together in one Lathyrus oleraceus cultivar Zhongwan6 chromosome 5, CAAS_Psat_ZW6_1.0, whole genome shotgun sequence window:
- the LOC127081292 gene encoding uncharacterized protein LOC127081292 has protein sequence MAGRNDAAMAAAMQAMAQAVQNLPNAGGEAGSRSLATFQRENPPVFKGKHDPDAALGWLKEIERIFRVMDCTPAQKVRYGTHMLAVEADDWWLETHERLTVAGEVITWEVFRREFMRKYYPEDVRGKKEIEFLELKQGNMYVTDYAAKFVELSKFYPHYTGAGAEFSKCIKFENEDNNAHYKIVSDRRGKQHQNRGKPYDAPVGKGKQGAAPAQRTSRGGAPAGIVCFKCGQAGHKSNVCTAEVKRCFRCGKTGHAIADCKHKEMICFNCDEEGHIGSQCQKPKKSQTGKVFALTGTQTSSEDRLIRGTCFINGTPLITIIDTGATHCFISANCARRLGLKLSALDGELIVETPAKGSITTSLVCLKCPLSIFDKDFYVDLVCLPLDGMDVILGMNWLEYNYVHINCHHKSVRFSTPEEEGVDLLPFRELRKLMKEGAQMFSLMATLSVESKAKIEELLVVKEFPEVFPDEIPSVPPEREVKFTTDLVPSTRPISMAPDGSSLPVWWSSPGKKTGALPPTMIWLASGQWDLILTF, from the exons atggctggaaggaatgacgctgcaatggctgccgcaatgcaagcgatggcacaagctgtgcagaacttgccaaatgctggtggagaagctggatcacgtagcttggcgacttttcaaagagagaatccgccggtgtttaaagggaagcatgatccagatgcagccttgggatggttgaaagagatcgagagaatcttccgtgttatggattgcactccagctcagaaggttcgatatggtactcacatgctagcagtcgaagctgatgactggtggctagagactcacgagaggttgaccgtggcaggtgaagtcattacttgggaggtattccgtagggaattcatgagaaagtattatccggaagatgtccggggtaagaaagaaattgagttccttgaactgaagcaaggaaacatgtatgtcactgattatgctgcaaaatttgtggagttgtccaaattttatcctcattacactggtgctggtgctgaattttcaaagtgcatcaagtttgaaaac gaagacaataatgctcattacaagattgtcagtgaccgcaggggcaagcaacatcaaaaccgtggcaagccgtatgatgccccagtgggaaaagggaaacaaggagctgctccggctcagaggactagtaggggaggtgctcctgctggtatagtttgtttcaaatgtggtcaggctggtcataagagtaatgtatgcactgctgaagtaaagaggtgttttcgctgtggtaagactggccatgcaatagctgattgcaagcacaaggaaatgatttgttttaattgtgacgaagaagggcatattggaagtcagtgtcagaagccaaagaaatctcaaactggaaaggtgttcgcattgaccggaactcaaacctccagtgaggacagacttatccgaggtacatgtttcataaatggtactcctttaattactattattgataccggtgctacacactgttttatttctgctaactgtgctcgaagactgggtttaaaattgtccgctttggatggtgaattgattgttgagaccccagctaagggatcaataactacttctttggtatgtttaaaatgtcctttgtcgatcttcgataaagatttctatgttgatttagtatgtttgccgttggatgggatggatgtaattcttggtatgaactggttagagtataattatgttcatataaattgtcatcataagtcggtgaggttttccactcctgaagaggaaggagttgacttattacctttcagagaattgcgaaaattgatgaaagagggagctcagatgttttctttgatggcgacgttgtcggttgagagtaaagctaagattgaggaactgttagtggtgaaagaattccctgaagtttttcctgatgaaattcctagtgtgccgccagagagggaagttaAATTTACTACTGATCTGGTACCTAGTACTAGGCCTatttcgatggcacc